CtatataagaaataaaaccaaacacaacaacaTGTTGCATCATCCACAGAATGCTGTGTTCTCTTCTTTGTTCAGATGGGACAGAACAACTGTGCTGAGTTTAGCTAGCAAAATTTCAGGGGCTGTTTTTActtaaatgacttttaaaaataaaccattaaaaaaaaagtttctttgctgTCAGTTGTACTTCAAAAAGCAAAGTTCAAGCTTCCCTTAATTTGTGTCtaagaaaaaagatttatataTTTTAGAATGCAAAAAGGATTCTGCAATTCACATTTACCATTACCTTGTAGTACGTTATGAATCAAGTGAAAAAACTCTACCTGACAATTTCAACTCGAGTAGCACATTCcgactgtttttctttccattgcgGCTCATCCCAGTCTAGTTCATAGAACACCACAACAAGTGCTGGAACCAAATTCAGGTGTTTGTTCATCCAACCGGTCTTCAGGATTCCTTTTGGAATATACCATTCGTAGGACGTCCTCTGAAAATATTGAGGTTATTAAAGCAATCTACCAAATCCATTTACCAGCCTCTTCGTATAGCAGAAGATGAATACAGAGAAGCCTCTATATTCTTGTCACTTGTGGATATGTTTGTCATCTTTCCTTTAACGTTCTTCCCCTCAAGCCCTTGCTTCCTATCGAGTAAGACATACACCTCACTCCCTGGCATCAGGGCCTGATGCCTGAGATATCAGCAACAAATAACAGCAGATTCCACGTAGACTGGAGAAAAAGGTCAAGTTTATAAGCACGTTTCACACACTTTCATGAAAAATTAGGATTATTTTAAAAGGGGGCTCTTGACAGGCTCTCAAACAGAGCCAGGAGAAATCAGTTAGGATTCTTGTTCCTTACCAGCATCACAGAATTATGTAGCTTTCCAAGGGTTAAGCCCATTGACATTGCTTCCTAACTGCCGCTGCAAAGCAGAAAGTAGAGCTGAGAGATTCTCTCTGCTGCATTTCACTTAGTTAaaggctttacatttttttcagaatatgccAATTTCAAATATCTAGTTTCTCCAGAGTTAAACTTTGGGTTTCATTAAAGCTCAAATTTTACAAGTATACCTTAATGCTGAGTAAAAGCAAGTACTTTAAAAAGCAAGTCACActggccttctctgcttctcgcTAATGAGCTAAGGCACCCTGGTTTCCTACACATCCACAGCACTCCGCCACAACGCCCTTAGCTTCCCCTTAGCCCTGACAATTTTTCTCAGGCTTCAAGCTCCCACGCTTCCCCTCCAACAGCGGGGGAAGAGACAGCAGAAGTCCGCCCGAGCGGCAAGCACTGCGAGTGCTGCTCAGCTGCCTGTAAACCAGGCAGATCAGACCGGCCCCTTGCTACGGCCCTTGCCCTCAGGGAGCCACCAACTCCCGCACCCCGCCCCCCGAGCCAGCCGCTGGCTTTTGCTACGCGGGCAGGGGCTTGAACCCCGTGAGGGGCGGGGCCCGCCAGggcggggagcagccggggcACCCGCCGCTCGCTACCTTCGTCCTGCACTTGGGGTACTCGTGGTCGCCGGGGAGCACTTTGAAGGAGATGGGGACGCGGTCGGCTCTCCGGTTGGCGCAGAAGGCGTCCCACACGGCCCGGTGCACGGCGTTGTATACCACGTCCAAGCCGGTGAGGGTGACAAACGCCATGggccggcagcacagctccacCGGGAAGTCCCACTGCGTCGGGGTCATCCTGCGCCCGGGTAGCCGGCCTGCGAGGCGGCAGGGGGGCGGCTCTCAGCGCGGCGCCTTCGCGGCCCAGGCCGGCCGGTCGTCCCCGGCCCGCCCCGGTTGCAGGAGCTCCCCGTCGCCGCCGCGTCGGACCCGTCCCCCCCCGGGGCGCCGCTCACCGCCGCGGGCTGGAGCTCGGCGCCGGGCAGCGCCAGCCGGGAGCGGCCCCGGGTCACGGGAGGCGTCGGcgagcagggcgagggagggccGCCGCCTCAGGAAGCGAGCGCCGGGCATCGGAAGGGCAGCAGAAGCGACCAATCGGCGCTTCCGCTCTACTGCCGGGCCAGTCAGAGAGCGCCCGCGCGGTGACGTCACTGTCGAAGGAGCCAGTTAGctaaagaaggaagagaggagagacTAGCGGAGCCGGCCAATGGGAAGACAGGGAGGAGGTGACGACTGGAAGAGGGGACCAATAGCAGCGAACGACCGGGTGACCCGTGCCGCCCTCAGGGGAGGTGTGTCTGTCGGGCGGGGCCGCTCGGGCCTCCCCGTGCGACaccggcggggccgcgccgcacCAGCGAGGCCCGCCtagccccggcggcggggaggcaggcaggcaggcaggcaggcaggcaggcaggcaggcaggcaggcaggcaggcgggggggggggcatcgCCGCGCGCCGCCTCCCCCGCAGCGCGCGCCATGGCGGCCAACGAGGACCAGGAGGTGagccccgggccctgcccgcgCTGGGCGGGGAGGCCGCGAGGCGCCGCTGTCTGAGGGGGAGCCGGCCCGGGCGACTCCCCCGCAcctgccccggggccgggagggAGGCTCCGCGTGGGGAGAAGTGCCTCGGAGGGGAGGCGACCCGGGtggcggggagcgggagggaagAGCCGGCCGCTTGAGCGGGCGAGGAGccggggaggagggagccgggcggcggcggggctggggaggcCGGGGGGAGGGCGGGAAACTGGCGGAGCTGCGCACAGCTTCGCAAACCGAGCGCGGCTGGGCGCGAGCTTCGTGTTCGGGCTGAAATCGGTAACCCCcttctctgctctgtgctgcagatGGAGCTGGAAGCGCTGCGCTCCATCTACGAGGGAGATCTGTGCTTCAGGGAGCTCAGCCCGGTTTCCTTCCAGTACAGGGTAAGGCAAGGTGAAGGTCTGCGAGTCGCTGCAGCACAGGTTTCACCGTGAAGTTTTTCTGCTGCGTTGTAGTTGACATGCCAGggattttctaaaacaaatgggTATTGGGTGGGCAGTAAAGTCTAGATCCGTAGGCTGTTGTTTCAGGATCTTTGGTACGATGATGCTTGATGGCGCAATGCATAATATTTAGGAACCTGCTCCCAGCACGGGTTTATTATCCCTTAGCTAGGCATCCTGCTTACACGTGTATGTACTGCATGGCTAGAGCTGTCGTTTGACAGCTGAAGGCTGAAGGAGCCAGCGTGCTGGGTAATACTTAAACTAGCTGGTCAGAAATGCCACTTACAGAGACATTTGCATGTAAAGCTCTGAACCTTCCCTATTGCTCAGTTACAAGGTTCTAGTCTCTTGTCCAGAGGTAGTTGACATGCCTTGTCTACCTGCTAAAGAGAAAATCCACAAAATGCTTTGGGCATGTGCACCGATACAGTCTGCTCAGGGAGCAGATACAGGGAGTGCTGAGCTTGAGATATGCAATTAGATTCTGGCATGAAATTCTTGCCAGCTTTCTGAAATTTAAAGACCTGGAAGTTCTTCTGGGCATGGACTGAGGCAGATCTTTGGGCGGCCAGAGAACTGTACTGATGAAACCCTAAGTTTTCACCCATGGGACAGAAGGGAGACTTCTGAAAATGCCATATCCCTGTAGTGGGGAGGAGGCATCCAAAATAACCTTTTTGTGACTTCTCAAGTAACTTCAGAATAACATCAGTAATTGTAATGAGATTAAGTTGATTTAATTAAGAGCACTTGAATCCCATCCATGTAGGTGCAGCCTTCCTTCGCTGATAGGACCATTATTAGTAAGTTTAATTTCCTCAAAAGAGCAAATGTGACATGCCTACAAGTCTACAATGTATCATTCTACATTGTGCTAGCTTTGGTCATTGCTAATTTTTATTAGAcgaaaaataattgtgaaaagTTAGAACTCAATTTAAATACTGTAAAACTTAGTGTCAAAGGCAATCGTATCTTTCCCATGAAGAAGAATTTGTATTACAAGAAAGCATATTGCAAGTAAGTGCGTGAGAAGGTCAAAAGAATTAGTATGCCATTTTTCTGAGCCTCATTTGTCTCACACGTCTCATACAAAACACAGCCATTCTGTAATCAAGTAAGGCTACCCAATTTTTAGGTTGCACTGGCAAGGAGGAGCATGGTCACGCAGCTTTCTGTATGGATTTGCTCAGGGCACAGACAGTGGTTTCCTGAGAGAAGTCATCTGTAAACCGTACCACCAGTTCTCTTCTTGGCAGCAGTGGGAACTGGACTGCAACACTGTAGATGATGTCTTGATAAATGTTGCAAAttcctgatttatttctttattatttcttttttttacctacAAAACAGATGTTTCTGAATGTCAGTTAGTCCACTCTGCTGAAACAGtcactgcaaataaaaaagcACCGACTCCTTCCCCTTCCTATTCCTATTTTGAAGTACAGTACCCTAACCTtgattaggactttttttttctggccacaCTTCATTCCACATAATTTGATGAAGCCAGATTGCCTATTCTAAAATGAGGGAAATAAGGGAGAATTTTCAAGTGGTTTTAGAATACGGGTTTAACCAACTTTGTTGCACTAGTCTTCCAAATCCTTGTGTGAAACAGATATTTCTGTTTGTATAGTATGCCTTTGGTAGCACCTGTactagttttaaattttaaaaaattatttgttttttatttaatttaacatAATTGTAAGGATTGTATATGTAATTTGGGTTCACTAAATTGGTTTGATGTGCATGATTATTTATATTAAAGTGTGCCTTTTTCTAATGTTATGCTTTTTTTATCCAGTCTCATTCTACTGACTTCTTAAATCTTTTACTACTCATTCTTTCTTATAGTGGAATAAAATATCTGTAGGGGTGAGACGTAAATATTGAAATTCTTATCTATTATTTTTGCTATCTTAGGTCACTAGTTCATTGTCGTCTTTATTTCAGCACTGTCTTGTGGTTTGTTTTCGTATTGCTTTGAGTTTGGAtgcttgggggggaaaaaagggcttcATCTTTTCTGTTCTCATACATGATTGTATAGTATTTGGCTTGCAGATGCTACAAAGTAGCTTTTAAAaccaagcaattaaaaaaaaataataaagagagCTTTGaatgtttctgctgcttttcctaggGTGAAAACTGCAGGGTAGAGATTAATATTGATGTCATAAATTTAAGACTTTTTCTAGAtaacagctttattttctaactGATAACTTTATGAAAATAGTTGTTATCTTAAGGAATTTGGATAGTCTTAAAGAAGTGAAAGACTTGCATATTGGCATTGTAATCCTTAATAAGTGACTGATAACTGTTGATttataaagtttttcttttcccttcagataGGTGAAAGTGGAGATCCCAAAGCCTTTCTAATAGAAGTTTCTTGGCCGGAAACGTATCCACAAACAGCACCAGTCATATCGATGGATGCTTTCTTCAACAACACAATGTAAGTATTTATGACAGCTTCACTTCCTAGCCTTTTTGGTTGGCAAGCTTTTCTTCATCCGTCTAGATTATAGTTGAGTTTTATGGTTTCTTTTAGATCTTCAGCTATTAAACAAAGTATATTGGATAAGTTGAAGGTAGAAGTTGAAGCGAATCTTGGAACTGCTATGACATACACACTTTTTGAATATGCCAAAGATAATAAAGAGTTGTTCATGGAAAATCAACCTGTTAACACTGTGGTAAGTAgataaattcagattttaatctcttgcttttaaaactgcaaaaaatgTTTATTACAACTCTAAATACTTCATAGCTCTGTCTTTAAGTTGCTAATCAGTATATTGGGTATACACGTTAGTGGCTAAACAGTGACGCACAGAGTATGGTGTCACAATGCTCTGTGGTCttaattattatatttaattgTTATTTTGCTGTTATACCAAAATGTTTGTGGGCTGCAGTTCCGTCCCACAGAGTAGCATAAAAATGGAGACTTGGGGCAGAAGCAAAACTAAGGAGAGCTGAAACGGAGATTAAAGGCATCTGGTCAGGGGTGGGGGCAAATTACTGCAATCTTCCTGGGATGCAATGGCTTGCATAAGTGTGCCTCCAGGGTCTTGAATGAGTCAGGCTGGGTCTATTTGTGGCTTCTGTGTTGTGTAAGGACGTTATTGGCCATTGTGGTGCTGCAGATTTGCtttgaggaagaaggaaaggtttCCATGTTTGGGAAGTCTGAATCCCTTCAGACTAAATCACACTCtatgattaaatttaaaaagtgtaaGAGGTGTCCTTTGCAACTCTGAAAGGGAGTAATTCCAATCCCCAACGCATGGTTCTTAAAATTACAATCACAATTATATGTTGATTAAAAGCTGCAGATTGCTGACAGCATTGCTTCTTTCTGACAGTCAAGATATTTCAGTATGTCGGGTTCAGTAATCACAGAGGTATCTGTGGAACTAATATGCGAAATAATTAACAACCATTTTTATCCTTCTCAGACTTCAGTAAGCAATAGTATTGCAATTGGAACTCCTGATGTGCCAACAagtaagaaaaaagataaaaaggagcAGTTATCCAAAACCCAGAAACGAAAACTAGCCGATAAAACAGGTTTGTTCACTATAACATTGTTTTGTTTCAGCAGTATGAGAATCCAAATTTTATAGCAGTGACATCTTGCTAGAGTCAGAACCAGTAGTCATTTGTTTATAAGATTAACTACTTTAAGTCTGTGGTctctgttttgcttgttttagaTGAATTATTCTTGCTTGAGATGTTAGTTCTGGTCAAAGCAACTTTCTATAGAGTAAGGATTTCAAGATGtcattggttttgttttattcttttatttcaatttgtgacaaaagtgaaattttcaaaaaatacttgTGGGAGGAGAGCATTTGGGACTTCTAAAAATTCACTTTCAGCAAAAGACGTAGTTTGTTGATGGGCCCTTGTAAATAATTcacattattaaaaatgtaatttctaaatgaaagtgtttgttttggaacgcaaaataaaacatgtaatttAGTTTGTATCCTCAAAATAGAGGTGCTTCTgcagatatttaataatttcaatgAAATGGTAGGGTTTTGACTGAAAAGCATTCAATGTTTCAACTAATACTGCTGATTACTTTTATGTGTTCAaccttaatttttaataatgatCTGGATAGTAGTATCCTATTGCAGAAATAAGTTGTACCCTGTGATAGCAGTTTCTGCATATAATTTACCTAACCTAATGTATAATTGGCATATTAAGTGTTGGCCGTATAAAGGAAAAGCTGCATAAAATTTTGTTCTTTGACAAAATGCATCATTGCTGGTCAGCCCAGCTCATGTTGGAGTTGCTGTCTAAATTAAATGTCAGATGGACTGAggtgtttttatttaaacagaattaCTTTGAAGAACAAGATGTGTTTAAGACATTAATATCTGTTTTTGTCCTCATGGCTTTGTAGTGGAGAAATTAAGGTTTTTGGATCTTTAGAATTTTGTGTGTTGATTTTAAAGAAGATAAAGATTCCCCTTAGCTTGTGTGTTGAAAATAAAACCTCGTTATTCTGCAGATAACAAGGGGGAGCTTCCACGAGGATGGAACTGGGTGGACGTAATTAAGGTAACATGACTGTATTATATGCAGTATTATGAAAATACTGCGTatgtacattaaaaataattagtacTTACATCTGAAGAAAactaatctgattttttttcttgctttttttcctaactttgttTGGATTTGACTGTGGTGTCTGATTCATTTCTATACACGTCCAGCATGTAAGTATTTTCAAGTTATCTTTTTTAACGTTAAAAAGATCTGCAAGAAATAGTAAGAACTGTTTCTCATTTTGGATTCTAATTTACATATTtctcaaatgctttaaaatgcttaGTTCTTCCGAATATTAGAGTCAGGAGGACTTTGATTCCTCTTTGAACTTTGTtggtttagtatttcttttttatttattgagcaattacattttaattttatgatgAGAGAGTTTTGCTAACCAAATGCACTGCAAATATTCTGTCTTCATATGGCAACAAGATGTAAAATAGTTAGTGGTGCTGCCAGGTTCTGGAGGGCAATGGAGAAGTAAGCAGAAAAAAGGAGCTGTCCCAAGTGGGAGCACCTTGCTGTCTCGTACAAGCCTGAGCATTCTCTGCCCCAAATCCTACAGTGAATAATTCTTTTCTACTTGCTCCCTCAGCATTGATTTCTTCCACCCTCTTGTCTTTGCTGGTTCAGTGGAAATCAGTATAGCTGCTTGACAATACTCTTTTTGTATTGTTTAAATTTCTATATGGGAATTCTCTGAGAGATGTGTGGGGatactttttccatttcttcatcttttttattttggagagCTGGTGACGGAGTCTTCAAATTAAATAGAAACAGTACCCTGAggtttttctggggttttgtgttgttgtttttttttaaatcaactttcaCGTTCAGGAAATAAGCTTATTTAGTGTTTAagcttaagaaatatttttttatgcttttcagtCTCTTGGTACAGTAGTACAATCAGTCTGTATTATTAATTAAATATACGTGTGTTCTATGTAAGATGGAGATAATGTTGTTCTTGTTTCCTAATAAATGGAATGGCAGTCTAAACTTTGAATACTTTCTTTTTGTGTCTCTTTTATAGTTAAGCAAAACTGGTTCTAAAGATGATGAATAAAGGACTTTGGTACAAGGAAACTCCACCTTTTAATACAGTGCAATTTTGGGTCACCATCTTTCTCTTAATAACTTTCGTATTTGTTGAAGTAAACATTTTATAAAGCTCAATTTCCTAACTTGCAAACCTAGTCACACAAGTTTATCTAGAGACTATGTGgtcttctttgaagaaaaaaaaaaaaaaacaacaaacaaacttgCCTTAAATGCAGGTTAGAATGTGACAAAGGATATAGAGAGCCAATGTGGTGAAGTGAATAGTGCTATATGCAGTGTTTATTAACTTATATTTTACTCTGTAGTAAAATCCTGTTATAGTGAACCCAATGATACTGTAATCATTTCCTGATGTTCTTATTccaactgaagaaaaaagcaCTATAACAGTGATTGGTCACTTGATGGcataattcaaaataaattattccatgGAAACAAGACCTCTGTCATTTGTTTATCTAATATGAATGTAGAAGGAGAACATAAAAATTGTTACATTGCAATACAGACTAGAGCTTGTGGTCCTGTTTTCACTAGTTACTGGCTGAAAAATACTGGCGAAAGCAAGGCCAAGTATTCTAGTCTGCTCAGAAATGAGTGGTTACAGCAGGAGTATGTCTTCGTTACTCTCTGCGGTATCCATCTGTTAGTCTTTCTCCAGTATGCACCTTTACAGAAGGTTGGATGtctgaggggaggaaaaagtgcTTTCTTGCACGTGTCTCAATGAGTTGAGATTTTGTAGCTCTTTCACTGGAGAAATGGGCATTCCTTGGAGGGGTTTGCTGACTGAGTGGTGGGACAGTG
This region of Aptenodytes patagonicus chromosome 4, bAptPat1.pri.cur, whole genome shotgun sequence genomic DNA includes:
- the RWDD4 gene encoding RWD domain-containing protein 4, translating into MAANEDQEMELEALRSIYEGDLCFRELSPVSFQYRIGESGDPKAFLIEVSWPETYPQTAPVISMDAFFNNTISSAIKQSILDKLKVEVEANLGTAMTYTLFEYAKDNKELFMENQPVNTVTSVSNSIAIGTPDVPTSKKKDKKEQLSKTQKRKLADKTDNKGELPRGWNWVDVIKLSKTGSKDDE